One Oscillospiraceae bacterium genomic region harbors:
- a CDS encoding PcfB family protein — protein sequence MQEEVNEKTISLCIKGGKITAQILKAALIKLLAEMDKKKQCGKGEKSQCKKTGRQSIKSLQKSGAQITNIVVTDNNIKSFDRVARKYGIDYSLKKVEQEGKSEYLVFFKAKDVDVMTAAFKEYTSETLKKQKRESVRQKLEKVKEELSNHRQLKKEKKREQEPTR from the coding sequence GTGCAGGAAGAAGTCAACGAGAAAACCATTTCGCTGTGCATCAAAGGAGGAAAAATCACTGCACAGATTTTGAAAGCAGCCCTGATAAAGTTGCTGGCAGAAATGGACAAGAAAAAGCAGTGTGGGAAAGGAGAAAAAAGCCAATGTAAGAAAACAGGTCGGCAGAGCATCAAGAGCCTGCAAAAGAGCGGCGCGCAGATCACGAACATCGTGGTTACGGACAATAATATCAAATCCTTCGACCGGGTGGCCCGGAAATATGGCATTGATTATAGTCTGAAAAAGGTGGAACAGGAGGGAAAAAGCGAATATCTGGTCTTTTTTAAGGCCAAGGATGTGGATGTTATGACCGCCGCCTTTAAGGAATACACCAGTGAAACGCTGAAAAAGCAGAAACGCGAATCGGTGCGTCAGAAGCTGGAAAAGGTGAAAGAGGAACTTTCCAATCACCGTCAGCTCAAGAAAGAAAAAAAGAGGGAGCAGGAACCGACACGATGA
- a CDS encoding phage antirepressor KilAC domain-containing protein produces the protein MNIVFMSMDTLPSTLWARDLYDQMHIRSDFRKWFPRMCQYSFIEDRDYEYMPRVRLQDEGGRTVQRYVKDYRITQDMAKKLCKLHHTAVGAAYRPQPFDWDTLLGLLHKKPPRRSSYEAQLIDSDSLVTTTQIAKEYGCGAKVFNRLLHLHGIQYRVNGQWVLYSEHHGKGYTSSLTFRLQRSDGSEVEKLHTAWTQKGRKFLYHTLKRRGVLPLAEQGG, from the coding sequence TCTACGCTGTGGGCGCGTGATCTGTATGACCAGATGCACATTCGCAGCGATTTCCGCAAGTGGTTCCCGCGTATGTGCCAGTATAGTTTCATCGAGGACCGCGACTACGAGTATATGCCCCGTGTCCGGCTGCAGGACGAGGGCGGGCGCACGGTCCAGCGGTATGTGAAAGACTACCGTATTACGCAGGACATGGCAAAGAAGCTCTGTAAGCTGCATCACACGGCAGTCGGCGCGGCGTATCGTCCGCAGCCGTTTGACTGGGATACACTGCTTGGCCTGCTGCATAAGAAGCCGCCGCGCCGGAGCAGCTACGAAGCGCAGTTGATTGATTCGGATTCGCTGGTTACGACCACGCAGATCGCCAAAGAGTACGGCTGCGGAGCAAAGGTGTTCAATCGGCTGCTGCATCTGCACGGCATCCAGTACCGGGTCAACGGCCAGTGGGTGCTGTATTCGGAACACCACGGGAAGGGCTATACGTCCAGCCTGACGTTCCGGCTCCAGCGCAGCGATGGCTCCGAGGTGGAAAAGCTGCACACGGCATGGACGCAGAAAGGCCGGAAGTTCCTTTACCATACGTTGAAGCGGCGCGGTGTGCTGCCGCTGGCTGAACAGGGAGGTTAA